In a single window of the Papaver somniferum cultivar HN1 chromosome 8, ASM357369v1, whole genome shotgun sequence genome:
- the LOC113303269 gene encoding uncharacterized protein LOC113303269, producing the protein MLLTSSATTSQNFSCKLPLLTQQQRPKGLLLEDKSTSSSSFTIRHCNPKHFRSTAHRLLITRVCSDGGTSQHSGTSSTEARASERKSSRSDDGSLGLLIRMLGQDNDPLDREEAVIALWKYSQGGKQQVEEILQFHGCINLAIDLLRSDSSSTCEAAAGLLRSISAVDQYRDLVAESGAIDEISSLLSRPSLTAEVKEQMICALWNLSMDEKHRINISNTDLLPMLINSADDEDLKVQQAAGCALANLALSPSNHQVMVEAGVIPKLTKFLRGDTETSKVIRKEAKQALLELAKDDDYRILIIEDGLVLVPIVGTDAYKSFKVASHSWPSLPDGTEFERGTSTPSRYGASELLLGLNIHGKKFDLEEAKVNAIVGRTQEQFLARIGAIEMEDGNILGSEFSASEQNNTLLPWVNGVARLILILGLEDASAISRAAWSIGDASINEHMRMSFMVAGAVKILVQLLNHNNENVRLAATHALWRLSLSVNVSRIIGKEDAVDQLVNALKDRQLPEDVMKKTMDILARVLDPGKEMEVKFSSTSSPTPMEFLSRFGFQ; encoded by the exons ATGCTGTTAACAAGTTCGGCAACTACATCACAAAACTTCTCCTGCAAACTCCCATTATTAACCCAACAACAGCGCCCTAAAGGATTATTGCTCGAGGATAAATCaacatcctcatcttctttcactATTCGTCACTGTAACCCTAAACATTTTCGCTCAACTGCTCATCGTTTGCTCATCACCCGTGTTTGCAGCGATGGTGGCACTTCACAGCACTCGGGCACTTCTTCTACG gagGCTAGGGCCTCAGAGAGAAAGTCTTCTCGTTCAGACGATGGTTCTTTGGGTTTGCTTATTCGGATGCTAGGACAAGATAATGATCCTCTAGACAGAGAAGAGGCAGTAATTGCTCTGTGGAAATATTCTCAAGGAGGAAAGCAACAAGTTGAAGAGATTCTGCAGTTTCATGGTTGCATTAATCTTGCAATTGACCTTCTAAGATCAGATTCTAGTTCTACATGTGAAGCGGCTGCAGGGCTTTTACGAAGTATATCTGCGGTTGATCAATACCGTGATTTAGTAGCAGAGAGTGGAGCAATTGATGAGATATCTAGCCTTCTGAGTCGACCATCTTTGACTGCCGAG GTTAAGGAGCAAATGATATGTGCCCTCTGGAACTTATCTATGGACGAGAAGCACAGAATAAACATTTCAAACACTGATCTCTTGCCTATGCTTATCAACTCGGCAGATGACGAGGATCTAAAGGTACAGCAGGCAGCAGGATGTGCATTAGCAAATTTGGCTTTGAGCCCCTCAAATCACCAAGTCATGGTTGAAGCAGGTGTGATTCCAAAGCTG ACGAAGTTTTTAAGAGGTGATACAGAGACATCTAAAGTAATCCGAAAAGAAGCCAAACAGGCATTATTGGAACTCGCTAAAGATGATGATTATCGAATTCTTATCATCGAGGACGGTCTAGTGTTGGTTCCCATAGTCGGTACTGATGCCTATAAGTCCTTCAAGGTGGCTTCACACTCCTGGCCTTCTTTACCTGATGGTACAGAATTTGAGCGGGGTACATCAACTCCATCAAGATATGGTGCATCTGAGCTTCTACTTGGATTAAACATTCATGGCAAGAAATTTGACTTAGAGGAAGCCAAGGTAAATGCAATAGTTGGGCGGACACAGGAACAATTTCTTGCACGTATTGGAGCCATAGAAATGGAAGATGGTAACATACTTGGGTCTGAATTCTCTGCAAGTGAGCAGAATAATACTCTCTTGCCATGGGTAAATGGAGTTGCTCGCTTGATTTTAATTCTTGGCCTGGAGGACGCATCTGCAATTTCAAGAGCGGCATGGTCAATTGGTGATGCATCTATCAATGAGCATATGAGGATGTCATTCATGGTTGCTGGAGCAGTAAAGATTCTAGTTCAGCTACTTAACCATAACAATGAAAACGTTAGATTGGCTGCCACTCATGCTCTTTGGAGACTATCCCTAAG CGTTAATGTTTCTCGCATAATTGGAAAAGAAGATGCTGTCGATCAGCTGGTTAATGCTTTGAAGGACAGACAGCTGCCGGAAGATGTGATGAAAAAG ACTATGGATATTCTTGCTCGAGTTTTAGATCCTGGTAAAGAGATGGAAGTGAAGTTTagttcaacatcttctccaaccCCAATGGAGTTCCTAAGCAGATTCGGGTTTCAGTAG